The following coding sequences lie in one Aspergillus luchuensis IFO 4308 DNA, chromosome 8, nearly complete sequence genomic window:
- the UTP20 gene encoding putative HEAT repeat protein (DRIM) (BUSCO:EOG092600S9;~COG:V;~EggNog:ENOG410PGFK;~InterPro:IPR016024,IPR011430;~PFAM:PF07539) translates to MVAASSSSRAKPVKRVKGGTETTKSHRFEPFSQRVAKLKIDPIHRVRRPSFGEEADETSSYFRSAFEHWVELNLSDNFVHFVRKVNPLCESLAQILYHEDKIMSLLVEFIEKRDSLSMEPLLGLMAQFARDLGVRFEKHFATAVTLVASVAASHSDVEVVEWSFSCLAWIFKFLSRLLVPDLRQLLGIMTPYLGKERQKSFVARFAAESMSFLIRKAGLVYYKNATPLQRAVSFLLDDLRQAAEDGNNVEMYKEGLMAMFADAIKGVKYGIHSNGADILSCILDHISTGDDLRSSLGLDVASGVVINIIHCTTPDTFEPILDLIKPYIEKNCRKGEKQHANACCRLIFLCIATRKGTRVKNWKPVHQTLLLLLQNAAGAASAYAEATPQLLTAVAYALQVSPMDEMLPFMRSIMDAVSKDELSTHFLGFCATFSEWGPERFHSVVLPYFQKFVNNSWQDHEHDLCLALLRLNQAGCITSEVSKPGYITCPASWKSRVKDTFSKSDHNDTEVTLLSAYAKLPSALSLSAEPSLIPEMTSTLHRHLVRVLKQKNTDTSATTKLFLGQGFKTYVDLATTANELDKTLWDRISKVAAQYSRLPVFLQATLDYISACNKDIDIKGSAVEEFAEVLISNLSGPSHKLRLLSLRILRELILASGEDAELVSLAIEIEESPLTLQSARVLAMHVRKLALAYPQVVSRRWMARLLPNFCFGLLSKKMAPLWDDAAAAMKSMCENPEGEKIVSDLAFQWLHERGSGDATTDAEEEDPESYVGGHYTCSNAAKIEDISSKYFENPESPATTLAEGFEKDHTFTGVIPASPRTQALRVLNAVPNIAEKKSRQVIPLFLSWALRDEEDVPTGGDSDTADSYIPWGFHDRLSFLALLGKFINPRVLYKAPEVHEALMGLLCHGNSEIQKSALKALFTWKSASITPYQENLLNILDESRFKDELSVFVRIGGDDNLIEEAHRVELVPVLLRLLYGRMISKAGASSGQAGQAGRRKAVLRTLSQLPDKEFEIFMQVSFGALGELDLVQDNQVNQQAFEQELVSPRRQTGLLKMIETVFETLQSRMVPYAEKSMQVVLYCLVRACREIEKDQAPAADSPEGRLLTVLRNIRHTCIRCLELIFSNTQDQDWSSYVRIIYEDVINPRLENFATETAQGVSGLLKLFHVWASAPKSSFYLVQYNDALLKKVVDCLGVDSARDEVKVFVMDEILVPLINLSTGKELQEQEKMSDIPADEIRSEVLSPYIEHTLSHLGRLLKRGPSRPLLISGVQTLSLLAPCVESSEETTSLISITTYLLRQPPDRVSPRTKSGLLKSLEHFLPLFNPQEDANLSQEVFEAVSSMFDYFRDNANREVLARVFTAFAKRDEELVHVAALCEDLNSMSTKRLEVDYDRRLSAFREVNENLWEKLNAKQWRPLLYNMLYQVKDEEELSIRSSASFGLRRFMERAVLNDVEAFEPLVADILFPALQSGVRQKSELIRSEFITALGYFVKLNPERPNVQDMHVLLVGDDEEASFFNNVLHIQQHRRLRALRRLASEAAKGNIQASNISTIFIPLNEHFVFDEEADEATHNLIAEAVTTIGALAEWLDWNQFRAIFRRYRGYMQSKSDMEKNIIRLLGKMADALTNAMNQHTTIKAAAKDGMDGLETSSPVSTLARSIPSVAKVATELTTNFTPFLTDFIHHKNETQMSLRLPASVTTIKLLKLLPEDDMSIRLPPVLLDVCSILKSRTQETRDTARKTLNDIALLLGPSYFGYILKELRTTLTKGYQLHVLSFTVHSMLVATTDDFQQGDLDYCLPDLSAIVMDDTFGTVGQEKEAEEYVSKMKEVKSSKSFDSMELLAKNSTVLNLANLVRPLQSLLREKLTSNIVRKVDELLRRIGVGLLRNPGVESRDILVFCYEVVKETYSAPAQVKAQAPKSQQAENLEIDLRGSKRGEKKGTTSSYIHKLTRFSLDVLRAILSKFGSLLTPANLKGFIPIIGDSLVQAHEEVKISALRLLSTIIKLPIPELDSNSHVYFTEAVKVIKEAPSTNTEAAQASLKLVSAMLRERKTTKLRDGHLAYLLQRVTADIEEPDRQGVTFNFIRAVMARKFVVPEVYELMDSIATMMVTNQTRAARDLARGTYIHFLIEYPQAKNRWTKQLSFLAKNLDYKHQDGRQSVMEAIHMLLSKTGDELAQDIVSTFFLPVVMVMANDDAPECREMAGTLLGELYTRADREQMKAMLTPLHSWLEQTDNMLLTSTGLQAMRIYFEVEGTEKDKEARFVVDVLLAIMQPVLKAEETENWQALYFSLQLYTKLCKSVPAIALAKERTKLWAAIRECLFYPHAWVKTCAANLVGTWLADLAKNNAANGYGSIPLAGSMGLSLDKDAMLQLIRASLRSLRTPAVSEELAMQSVRNIIFLGRCCAQNGLEFAKTGNKELDSDASDSEDEAEDEAGRQTGATKTAIHYIFEQTSSILRRELLTTRAESLIPKTASIGLFASLCRHLEVEQIRGSLPVILLPLQHMTDTSIPAPRSSDEVFRETYKGLVSNCHEVLDILQKKLGTTEYVQIMAQVHDSIKERREDRRVKRRIEAVTEPERYEKDKRRRNDRKREKRKEKGAEHRSKRRGW, encoded by the coding sequence ATGGTCGCAgcgtcgtcgtcttcgcgGGCTAAGCCCGTGAAGCGTGTGAAGGGTGGCACAGAGACGACCAAGTCGCATCGATTCGAGCCGTTTTCCCAGCGTGTCGCAAAGTTGAAGATCGACCCTATCCATCGTGTGCGCCGACCCAGCTTTGGGGAAGAAGCCGATGAGACCTCGTCCTACTTCCGGTCGGCCTTCGAGCACTGGGTCGAGTTGAATCTGTCGGATAATTTCGTCCACTTTGTCCGCAAGGTGAACCCGCTGTGCGAGAGTTTGGCCCAGATTCTGTACCATGAGGACAAGATCATGAGTCTGCTGGTGGAGTTCATTGAGAAGAGGGACAGTTTGTCGATGGAGCCGCTGCTGGGTCTTATGGCCCAGTTCGCAAGGGATTTGGGCGTCAGGTTCGAGAAGCATTTCGCGACAGCGGTCACTCTGGTGGCATCCGTTGCCGCAAGCCATTCCGATGTCGAGGTCGTCGAGTGGTCCTTCAGCTGTTTGGCCTGGATCTTCAAGTTCCTTTCCCGGCTTTTGGTGCCCGATCTTAGACAGCTTCTTGGTATCATGACGCCGTACCTCGGAAAAGAGCGCCAAAAGTCGTTTGTTGCCCGCTTCGCCGCCGAGTCCATGTCCTTCCTTATTCGCAAGGCCGGCCTTGTCTATTACAAGAATGCAACTCCCCTCCAGCGCGCCGTGTCCTTCCTACTCGATGACCTTCGCCAGGCTGCCGAAGATGGAAACAATGTGGAGATGTACAAGGAGGGTCTCATGGCGATGTTTGCCGACGCCATCAAGGGTGTCAAGTACGGCATCCACTCCAACGGAGCCGACATTCTCAGCTGTATCTTGGACCATATCTCGACTGGCGACGATTTACGGAGCAGTTTGGGACTGGACGTTGCTAGTGGAGTCGtgatcaacatcatccattGCACCACACCCGACACCTTCGAGCCGATTCTTGATCTCATCAAACCGTATATCGAAAAGAACTGCCGTAAAGGAGAGAAGCAGCACGCCAATGCATGCTGCCGGCTGATTTTCTTGTGTATTGCGACTCGCAAGGGAACCAGGGTCAAGAACTGGAAGCCCGTTCATCAAACATTGCTCCTTTTGCTCCAGAACGCTGCAGGTGCGGCTAGTGCGTACGCCGAAGCCACCCCACAGCTTCTTACCGCAGTCGCCTATGCGCTACAAGTGTCTCCTATGGATGAGATGCTGCCATTCATGCGCTCGATCATGGACGCTGTGAGCAAGGACGAACTTTCGACGCACTTCCTCGGTTTCTGTGCCACATTTTCGGAATGGGGACCGGAGAGATTCCACAGTGTTGTCCTTCCTTATTTCCAAAAGTTTGTCAATAATTCCTGGCAAGATCACGAGCACGACCTTTGCCTGGCATTGCTCCGGCTGAACCAGGCTGGTTGCATCACGTCTGAGGTCTCCAAGCCTGGCTACATCACTTGTCCTGCTTCCTGGAAATCCCGGGTCAAAGACACCTTCAGCAAGTCTGACCACAATGATACTGAAGTTACTCTACTCAGCGCATACGCCAAACTCCCCAGCGCCTTGTCGCTTTCAGCGGAACCGTCTCTCATACCCGAAATGACCAGCACTCTTCATAGGCATCTTGTTCGCGTATTAAAGCAGAAGAATACTGATACATCCGCTACAACCAAGCTTTTCTTGGGCCAAGGGTTCAAGACTTATGTGGACCTTGCGACGACTGCTAACGAACTCGACAAGACTCTCTGGGACCGTATTAGCAAGGTCGCGGCGCAATACTCTCGCCTCCCGGTCTTCCTCCAGGCCACGTTAGACTACATCTCAGCGTGCAATAAGGATATCGACATTAAGGGCTCAGCCGTCGAAGAATTTGCGGAAGTCCTAATCTCCAATCTCAGCGGTCCCTCCCACAAGCTGCGGTTGTTGTCCCTGAGGATTTTGCGTGAACTCATCTTGGCTTCTGGAGAAGACGCCGAACTTGTCTCTCTGGCAATCGAGATCGAGGAAAGCCCGTTGACCTTGCAGAGCGCTAGGGTTTTGGCAATGCATGTGCGCAAGCTTGCACTGGCTTATCCGCAGGTCGTTTCGCGCAGATGGATGGCTAGACTGCTCCCCAATTTCTGCTTTGGTTTGTTGTCCAAGAAGATGGCGCCTCTGTGGgacgatgctgctgctgccatgaaGTCGATGTGCGAAAACCCCGAGGGCGAAAAGATAGTTTCAGACTTGGCCTTCCAGTGGCTCCATGAGAGAGGGTCGGGCGACGCGACGACAgatgcggaggaggaggacccCGAGTCCTATGTCGGAGGACACTACACTTGCTCTAATGCAGCCAAAATCGAAGACATATCTTCTAAATACTTCGAAAACCCGGAGAGTCCGGCTACGACTTTGGCTGAAGGATTTGAGAAGGACCACACCTTCACCGGCGTCATTCCGGCATCGCCGAGGACACAGGCTTTGCGTGTTCTCAACGCCGTACCGAACATTGCTGAGAAGAAGTCTCGCCAGGTTATTCCATTGTTCCTTTCTTGGGCTCTGcgtgacgaggaagatgttcCTACTGGTGGTGATTCTGACACTGCTGACTCCTATATTCCTTGGGGCTTCCATGATCGGCTGTCTTTCCTCGCTCTCCTTGGAAAATTCATTAACCCTCGTGTGCTTTACAAGGCACCAGAGGTCCATGAGGCCCTCATGGGCTTGCTGTGCCACGGTAACTCAGAGATCCAAAAATCTGCACTCAAAGCTCTTTTCACCTGGAAGTCTGCGAGCATCACCCCTTACCAAGAGAATCTTCTGAACATTCTGGATGAGTCACGTTTCAAGGATGAGCTCTCTGTATTCGTCCGTATCGGAGGTGACGATAATTTGATCGAAGAAGCCCACCGGGTCGAGCTTGTTCCTGTTCTCCTCCGGCTTCTGTATGGTCGCATGATCTCGAAGGCTGGTGCAAGCTCTGGCCAGGCAGGCCAAGCCGGCCGCAGAAAGGCTGTCCTCAGAACGTTGTCGCAGCTGCCTGATAAGGAATTCGAGATCTTCATGCAGGTTTCTTTCGGAGCACTTGGAGAACTTGATTTGGTCCAGGACAACCAGGTCAATCAGCAAGCTTTCGAACAAGAACTTGTCAGCCCTAGACGCCAGACTGgtttgttgaagatgattGAAACCGTCTTCGAGACGCTTCAAAGCCGGATGGTCCCTTACGCAGAGAAGTCTATGCAGGTTGTTCTTTACTGTCTCGTTCGAGCATGCCGCGAGATTGAAAAGGACCAGGCACCCGCTGCCGATTCGCCAGAGGGTCGTTTGTTAACCGTTTTGCGCAATATTCGACACACATGTATCCGTTGTCTGGAGCTTATCTTCTCCAACACTCAGGATCAGGATTGGTCGTCCTACGTGCGCATAATTTATGAGGACGTGATTAACCCCAGGCTCGAGAACTTTGCAACCGAAACGGCTCAGGGTGTGTCAGGTCTCCTCAAGTTGTTCCATGTCTGGGCCTCTGCTCCTAAGTCATCATTCTACCTTGTCCAATACAACGATGCTCTGCTGAAGAAGGTCGTGGACTGCCTGGGTGTGGATTCGGCCCGTGATGAAGTCAAGGTCTTTGTCATGGACGAGATCTTAGTGCCACTAATCAATCTCTCAACTGGCAAGGAGCTTCAAGAGCAGGAAAAGATGAGCGATATCCCTGCCGACGAAATTCGTTCCGAGGTCTTGTCGCCTTATATCGAGCACACTTTGTCTCATCTTGGCAGGCTCCTCAAGCGCGGTCCTTCCCGGCCCCTCCTGATTTCTGGCGTACAGACCCTGTCTCTGCTCGCGCCGTGCGTTGAGTCCTCGGAGGAGACAACTAGTCTTATCAGCATCACTACTTATCTACTCCGTCAGCCTCCAGACCGCGTCTCTCCGAGAACCAAGTCTGGCCTGCTAAAATCTTTAGAACATTTCTTGCCTCTCTTCAACCCGCAGGAGGATGCTAATCTGTCCCAAGAAGTGTTCGAAGCAGTGTCGTCGATGTTCGATTATTTCAGGGACAATGCCAACAGAGAAGTTTTGGCCCGTGTCTTTACTGCTTTCGCCAAACGCGATGAGGAGCTTGTTCATGTCGCTGCCCTTTGCGAGGACCTCAACTCCATGTCTACTAAGAGACTTGAGGTGGACTATGACCGCCGCCTGTCAGCTTTTAGGGAGGTGAATGAGAACCTGTGGGAGAAGCTCAATGCCAAGCAGTGGCGGCCTCTTCTCTACAACATGCTGTACCAGGttaaggatgaggaggaactCTCCATTCGGTCAAGTGCTTCGTTTGGATTGCGTCGATTCATGGAACGGGCAGTTCTCAATGATGTTGAGGCTTTTGAGCCTCTGGTGGCAGACATCTTATTCCCTGCTCTGCAGAGCGGCGTTCGCCAGAAGTCTGAGCTCATTCGATCCGAATTCATCACTGCCCTTGGTTACTTTGTCAAGCTGAACCCAGAACGTCCTAACGTTCAGGATATGCACGTCTTGCTCGtcggtgacgatgaagaagcgTCTTTCTTCAACAATGTTCTCCACATTCAGCAGCATCGTCGTCTGCGGGCGCTGCGCCGTCTTGCCAGCGAGGCGGCCAAAGGAAACATCCAGGCTTCGAACATCAGCACGATCTTCATTCCCCTCAATGAGCACTTTGtctttgatgaagaagccgacGAGGCTACTCATAACCTCATCGCCGAAGCTGTAACAACAATCGGAGCCCTTGCAGAATGGCTGGATTGGAACCAGTTCAGGGCTATCTTCCGGAGATACCGCGGTTACATGCAGAGCAAGTCCGacatggagaagaacatcattAGACTTCtaggcaagatggccgatgCCTTGACTAATGCCATGAACCAGCACACGACAATCAAAGCGGCGGCcaaggatggaatggatgggcTTGAGACCTCTAGCCCTGTTTCTACGCTTGCTCGGTCTATCCCATCTGTGGCCAAGGTTGCTACTGAGCTGACCACCAACTTTACCCCCTTCTTGACGGatttcatccaccacaaGAACGAGACACAGATGAGTCTGCGTCTGCCCGCTTCGGTCACAACAATCAAGCTGCTCAAGCTGTTGCCCGAGGACGATATGTCCATCCGTCTCCCACCTGTCCTCTTGGATGTATGCAGTATCCTCAAGAGTCGTACCCAGGAAACTCGGGACACTGCTCGGAAAACCCTGAACGACATTGCCCTTTTGCTGGGGCCATCGTACTTCGGCTACATCCTGAAGGAGCTTCGGACTACTCTCACCAAGGGTTACCAGCTTCACGTTCTGTCATTCACAGTCCACTCGATGCTCGTGGCGACGACAGATGATTTCCAGCAGGGTGACCTGGATTACTGCTTGCCTGACTTGAGTGCTATTGTCATGGATGACACGTTCGGCACAGTTGgccaggagaaggaagccgaGGAATACGTGAGTAAGATGAAGGAAGTCAAGAGCAGCAAGAGTTTCGACTCCATGGAGCTTCTAGCGAAGAACTCCACAGTGCTAAATCTGGCTAACTTGGTTCGGCCGCTTCAATCGCTCCTTCGAGAGAAGCTCACCTCCAACATTGTGAGAAAGGTCGACGAGCTCTTGCGGAGAATTGGCGTTGGTCTTTTGAGAAACCCTGGTGTCGAAAGTCGCGATATTCTTGTCTTCTGTTATGAAGTCGTCAAGGAGACGTACAGTGCACCGGCTCAGGTCAAGGCACAGGCCCCCAAGTCTCAACAGGCCGAGAACCTGGAGATCGACCTACGCGGGTCCAAGCGgggtgagaagaagggcactACTTCTTCCTACATCCACAAGTTGACGCGCTTCTCTCTTGATGTTCTGCGTGCAATTCTGAGCAAGTTCGGCTCCCTGCTTACGCCGGCCAATCTAAAGGGATTCATTCCAATCATTGGCGATTCGCTGGTACAGGCACACGAAGAAGTGAAGATCTCGGCTCTCCGTCTTTTGTCAACCATCATCAAGCTCCCGATCCCCGAGCTCGACAGCAACTCCCACGTCTATTTCACCGAAGCAGTCAAGGTGATCAAGGAGGCCCCGAGTACGAACACGGAGGCTGCGCAGGCATCCTTGAAGTTGGTCTCGGCTATGCTCCGGGAGAGAAAGACCACCAAGCTCAGAGACGGACATCTTGCATACCTTCTTCAACGAGTTACCGCCGACATTGAAGAGCCTGACCGCCAAGGTGTcaccttcaacttcatccgGGCTGTTATGGCAAGGAAGTTCGTGGTTCCTGAAGTGTACGAACTGATGGATAGCATCGCTACCATGATGGTTACGAACCAGACTCGTGCTGCCCGGGACCTCGCTCGTGGTACCTACATTCACTTCTTGATCGAATACCCACAAGCCAAGAATCGTTGGACCAAACAACTTAGCTTCCTCGCCAAGAACTTGGATTACAAGCACCAGGACGGTCGCCAATCAGTCATGGAGGCAATTCACATGCTGCTGTCTAAGACTGGAGACGAGCTGGCGCAAGACATTGTTagcaccttcttccttccggtGGTCATGGTGATGGCGAATGACGACGCGCCTGAGTGCAGGGAAATGGCGGGTACCCTACTGGGAGAGCTTTACACTAGGGCAGACAGGGAGCAGATGAAGGCCATGCTCACGCCTCTTCATTCTTGGCTGGAGCAAACGGACAACATGCTTCTTACCAGTACTGGTCTACAGGCTATGAGAATTTACTTCGAAGTGGAAGGCACTGAGAAGGACAAAGAGGCTCGCTTCGTCGTAGATGTGCTCCTGGCTATCATGCAACCTGTCCTCAAGGCCGAGGAGACCGAGAACTGGCAAGCCCTTTACTTCTCCCTTCAGCTCTACACCAAGCTTTGCAAGTCTGTACCGGCAATCGCGCTGGCCAAGGAGCGCACCAAGCTCTGGGCCGCTATCCGTGAATGCCTGTTTTACCCTCACGCCTGGGTCAAGACCTGCGCAGCGAATCTCGTCGGCACATGGCTTGCGGACCTGGCCAAGAACAATGCTGCAAATGGATATGGTTCAATCCCGTTGGCTGGTTCCATGGGATTGTCGCTTGACAAGGACGCCATGCTGCAGCTGATCCGTGCTAGTTTGCGCTCTCTTCGCACCCCGGCAGTCAGCGAGGAGCTCGCCATGCAGTCGGTTCGCAACATTATTTTCCTCGGCCGATGCTGCGCTCAGAACGGCCTTGAATTCGCCAAGACCGGCAACAAGGAACTTGACTCTGACGCTAGTGAtagcgaggatgaggcggaggACGAGGCTGGACGCCAAACCGGCGCCACGAAGACGGCCATTCACTACATCTTCGAGCAGACATCTTCCATCCTGCGCAGAGAGCTGCTTACCACGCGGGCTGAATCTTTGATTCCGAAGACCGCTTCCATCGGACTTTTTGCCTCGCTCTGCCGCCATCTCGAAGTTGAACAGATCCGTGGTTCCCTGcccgtcatcctcctccctctgcAGCACATGACGGATACCAGTATCCCAGCTCCTCGCTCCTCAGACGAGGTCTTCCGAGAGACCTACAAGGGCCTGGTCTCCAACTGCCACGAGGTTTTGGACAtcctgcagaagaagcttggAACGACCGAGTACGTGCAGATCATGGCGCAAGTGCACGATTCCATCAAGGAGAGACGTGAAGACAGACGTGTCAAGCGACGGATCGAAGCCGTCACCGAACCGGAGCGCTATGAGAAGGACAAGAGACGGCGGAACGACCGCAAgcgcgagaagagaaaggagaagggagCGGAGCATCGCAGCAAGAGACGCGGTTGGTAG
- a CDS encoding DNL-type zinc finger protein (BUSCO:EOG092658X5;~COG:S;~EggNog:ENOG410PPMN;~InterPro:IPR024158,IPR007853;~PFAM:PF05180;~go_function: GO:0008270 - zinc ion binding [Evidence IEA]), translated as MRPFTSLPRGLRSLQSAFPRATITRASQTPSRPFTQLLHRQTPTLYSPKVTTHLTSTRLNSSSAKPLTDRSADASTDAQNEEQNRLRREQEPAYQITFTCKPCGERSSHRMSKHGYHRGTVLIKCPSCDARHVIADHLNIFFDKKSTLEDILARQGDKLTRGYVDGDMEFWDDGSVNKKEGGGEGEEGKSA; from the coding sequence ATGCGCCcattcacctccctcccccgcgGACTCCGCTCTCTTCAGTCCGCTTTCCCCCGCGCTACCATCACCCGCGCCTCTCAAACACCCTCCCGGCCATTCACTCAGCTCCTCCATCGCCAAACACCAACACTCTACTCCCCAAAGGTCACTACACACCTCACATCCACTAGGCTCAACTCTTCCTCAGCAAAGCCTTTAACCGACCGCTCCGCCGACGCATCCACCGACGCCCAGAATGAAGAACAGAACCGTCTCCGCCGCGAACAGGAGCCCGCATACCAAATCACATTCACCTGCAAGCCATGCGGAGAGCGTTCCTCACACCGCATGTCCAAGCACGGATACCACCGCGGTACGGTGCTGATCAAGTGCCCGTCCTGCGATGCTCGCCATGTCATAGCCGACCATTTGAATATCTTCTTTGACAAGAAGAGTACCCTTGAGGATATCTTGGCCCGGCAGGGCGATAAGTTGACTCGTGGGTATGTGGATGGCGACATGGAATtctgggatgatgggagtGTCAATAagaaggagggtggaggtgaaggagaggagggcaaGTCGGCTTAG